The proteins below come from a single Thermodesulfatator atlanticus DSM 21156 genomic window:
- a CDS encoding aminotransferase class I/II-fold pyridoxal phosphate-dependent enzyme: MGLPDLEKELGELKAEHRLRILPPIEEHQGPYVKIKGHWLLNLSSNDYLGLSERLSLPEIIKEQGLDGFGAGAARLLSGNHVLYQALEEKLSALYGKAALVFSSGYHANIGVIPALCGKKDLVFADKLVHASIIDALRLTHAKFFRFPHQDLDTLERLLRKYRGQFRRAVIVTESLFSMDGDLSPLEDLVALKERYHAFLVLDEAHAIGVYGKRGLGVSEEKELIPKVDLIVGTFGKALGSYGAFVIAEKAIISLLVNKARSFIFTTALPQVIVAANLKALDLLPKLEKERLKLKALTQRFRKELGLDGDSPIVPIVVGENEKALFLAQELFKKGYYVPAIRPPTVPEGTARLRVSLRADITWDGLGPLVAMIKDYAL; this comes from the coding sequence ATGGGGCTTCCTGACTTAGAAAAAGAATTAGGAGAGCTTAAAGCCGAACATCGTCTGCGCATTTTGCCTCCTATTGAGGAGCACCAAGGACCTTACGTAAAAATCAAAGGACACTGGCTCTTAAATCTTTCCTCTAACGATTACCTAGGTCTTAGCGAAAGACTTAGCCTCCCTGAGATAATTAAAGAGCAAGGGCTTGACGGCTTTGGGGCAGGGGCTGCGCGTCTTCTTTCAGGAAATCACGTGCTTTATCAGGCCCTTGAGGAAAAACTCAGTGCGCTTTATGGCAAGGCCGCCCTGGTGTTTTCTTCGGGATATCATGCAAATATTGGGGTGATTCCAGCTCTTTGTGGCAAAAAGGACTTGGTCTTTGCCGACAAGCTGGTGCACGCAAGTATTATTGATGCGCTTAGGCTCACTCACGCTAAATTTTTTCGTTTTCCCCACCAAGACTTAGACACCCTTGAAAGACTTTTGCGCAAATATCGCGGCCAATTCCGCCGTGCTGTGATTGTTACCGAGTCCCTTTTCAGCATGGATGGGGACTTAAGCCCCCTTGAAGACCTAGTTGCTTTGAAAGAACGCTACCATGCCTTTTTGGTATTAGACGAAGCCCACGCAATCGGTGTTTACGGAAAAAGAGGGCTTGGCGTATCTGAGGAAAAGGAGCTTATCCCCAAGGTTGATCTGATTGTAGGGACTTTTGGAAAGGCCCTTGGAAGCTACGGGGCCTTTGTGATAGCAGAAAAAGCTATCATTTCTCTTCTTGTTAACAAGGCACGTTCTTTTATTTTTACTACGGCGCTTCCTCAGGTAATTGTGGCCGCTAACTTAAAGGCTTTAGATCTTCTTCCCAAATTAGAAAAAGAACGCTTAAAACTAAAGGCCCTTACCCAAAGATTTCGCAAAGAATTAGGCCTTGATGGTGATTCTCCTATTGTGCCCATTGTGGTAGGAGAAAACGAAAAAGCACTTTTTCTTGCGCAGGAACTTTTTAAAAAAGGCTACTATGTGCCAGCCATAAGACCACCCACTGTGCCGGAAGGCACGGCACGCCTCAGGGTTTCCTTAAGGGCAGATATTACCTGGGACGGCCTTGGGCCATTGGTTGCAATGATAAAAGACTATGCCCTCTGA
- the bioA gene encoding adenosylmethionine--8-amino-7-oxononanoate transaminase, translating into MKKWDKSKILELDRRHIWHPYTQMKDYENRDPKVIVSAQGLKLKTIDGEELYDSISSWWTNVHGHLHPALNHAICEQLSLLDHVNFSGFTHPYATEVVARLREFLPQELSHYFFSDNGSTAVEVALKMAFQFWQNKGVKEKTRFVCLENAYHGDTIGAVSVGGCDLFFELYKPLTFKTYRAPSPYCYRCEEHQGFTLSANHDCSLRCIDGLEKIFEEKHKEICAVIVEPRMQGAGGILIYPPSYLKKLRRLCDQYEVLLIFDEVATGFGRTGTMFAFEQAGVVPDIICLAKGLTGGYLPMALTVTTEEIYQAFYADYLEGKTFFHGHTYTANPICCAVACANLKLFAEEDPLNKTKEAREYFHKILLEAFSENPHVGDIRYVGYIGAIELVKDRKTREPFPQALRLPFKIYMRSLEEGLVLRPLGDVIYWFLPLCITKEDVSEIISRSQKVIEKVLKEHGAS; encoded by the coding sequence ATGAAAAAATGGGACAAAAGTAAAATCCTTGAGCTTGACCGTAGGCATATCTGGCATCCTTATACCCAGATGAAAGACTACGAGAACCGCGACCCCAAAGTCATTGTCTCTGCCCAGGGGCTTAAGCTTAAAACCATCGATGGCGAGGAACTCTATGACTCTATTTCTTCCTGGTGGACCAACGTCCACGGGCATCTTCATCCCGCTTTAAACCATGCCATTTGTGAGCAGCTTTCGTTGCTTGATCATGTCAATTTTTCGGGCTTTACCCATCCTTACGCCACAGAAGTGGTCGCAAGACTCAGGGAGTTTTTGCCGCAAGAGCTTTCACACTATTTTTTCTCAGATAACGGTTCTACAGCGGTGGAAGTGGCCCTTAAAATGGCCTTCCAATTCTGGCAAAACAAAGGTGTTAAAGAAAAGACCCGCTTTGTGTGCCTTGAAAACGCCTACCATGGAGACACCATCGGCGCGGTAAGTGTAGGCGGTTGCGATCTTTTTTTCGAACTTTATAAACCCCTTACCTTTAAGACTTACCGTGCACCAAGCCCTTATTGCTATCGCTGCGAAGAACACCAGGGCTTTACCCTTTCTGCAAATCATGATTGCAGCCTTCGTTGTATTGATGGCTTGGAAAAAATCTTTGAAGAAAAACACAAAGAGATCTGTGCCGTTATTGTTGAACCGCGCATGCAAGGGGCAGGGGGCATTTTAATCTATCCTCCCTCCTATCTTAAAAAATTACGCAGGCTTTGTGATCAATATGAAGTGCTTTTAATTTTCGATGAGGTGGCCACGGGCTTTGGTCGCACTGGTACCATGTTTGCCTTTGAACAGGCAGGAGTTGTCCCTGATATCATCTGCCTTGCCAAGGGGCTTACTGGTGGCTATCTCCCCATGGCGCTTACGGTTACCACCGAAGAAATCTACCAGGCCTTTTATGCGGATTATCTTGAAGGGAAAACCTTTTTCCACGGCCACACTTACACTGCCAATCCCATTTGTTGTGCAGTTGCCTGCGCTAATCTTAAACTTTTTGCTGAAGAAGACCCCCTTAACAAAACCAAAGAAGCACGAGAATACTTCCATAAAATCTTGCTAGAGGCCTTTTCAGAGAACCCGCATGTGGGAGATATTCGCTATGTCGGCTATATCGGGGCCATTGAACTGGTGAAAGACCGAAAGACAAGAGAGCCTTTTCCTCAGGCTTTGCGCCTTCCTTTTAAGATTTATATGCGCTCTCTTGAAGAGGGCCTGGTGCTTCGCCCATTGGGGGATGTGATCTACTGGTTTTTACCGCTTTGTATCACGAAAGAAGATGTTTCTGAAATAATTTCTCGCAGCCAGAAAGTTATCGAAAAAGTGCTCAAAGAACATGGGGCTTCCTGA
- a CDS encoding acyl-CoA dehydratase activase translates to MKIIGLDIGSRSIKLVFLKDGNIKEYLCTETSYNPKEQIANLLSNFKYDYLVSTGYGRYLAKEHFRAEILTEIQAHALGVRHIFPTARTILDIGGQDTKAILLDSSGKVLRFEMNDRCAAGTGRFLEVMARALGVDLQGLSSLALSAKTAAKISSLCTVFAESEVIGLIGRGEAREVIAKGIINSIAKRSLTLLKKVGAKNPIIFTGGVAYNKALVATLEELLGNSILVPENPQLTGALGAALYGSQRLNQRA, encoded by the coding sequence ATGAAAATAATTGGCCTTGATATCGGTTCACGTAGCATAAAACTCGTTTTTCTAAAAGATGGCAATATTAAAGAATACTTATGCACCGAAACATCTTATAATCCCAAAGAACAAATTGCTAACTTGTTATCTAACTTTAAATATGACTACTTAGTATCCACAGGCTATGGCCGCTATTTAGCCAAAGAGCATTTTAGAGCAGAAATCCTTACGGAAATCCAGGCCCACGCTTTAGGAGTGCGCCATATATTTCCCACCGCACGCACCATCTTGGACATAGGCGGACAAGACACCAAAGCTATTTTGCTTGACTCCTCTGGCAAAGTTTTGCGCTTTGAGATGAACGATCGTTGCGCAGCTGGCACAGGACGTTTTCTTGAGGTAATGGCCAGGGCCCTTGGTGTGGATCTTCAAGGACTTTCAAGTTTGGCGCTTTCCGCTAAAACAGCAGCCAAAATAAGTTCTCTTTGCACTGTCTTTGCTGAAAGTGAGGTTATCGGGCTTATCGGACGAGGTGAAGCCCGTGAAGTAATTGCCAAAGGTATTATCAATTCCATTGCCAAGCGGTCTTTAACCCTCCTTAAAAAAGTAGGGGCCAAAAATCCTATCATATTCACCGGAGGGGTGGCATATAACAAAGCCCTGGTAGCAACCCTTGAGGAACTACTTGGAAATTCGATTTTGGTCCCAGAGAATCCCCAGCTAACAGGGGCCCTGGGAGCAGCCCTTTATGGCTCCCAGAGGCTCAATCAGAGGGCATAG
- a CDS encoding bifunctional ADP-dependent NAD(P)H-hydrate dehydratase/NAD(P)H-hydrate epimerase: MKLVYASEMQALDHYTIEECGIPGLVLMENAGRGIAELILSRFAQEASQGVVIVCGPGNNGGDGFVVARHLFQKGYPLKVFSLTEEEKFKGDAQVNLKIIKNMGLPLYFLTTDDLSPLEEALSKNQIIVDAIFGTGLSREVSGRFAKAIELINKSQKIVVSVDMPSGLSADTGRPLGIAVKATVCATMALPKVGQLIYPGKDYVGELEIIDISMPAKIIAEKGPARFCLDVNWACETIKPRPQDSHKGTYGHVAVLAGSQGKTGAAILSCQGALRGGAGLVTLVCPKSLNHIFETTLVEAMTFPLPKETPIQSLSYRAFDQIISFMVGKKAVALGPGFGLHPETFELVHKLVAQVELPMVVDADALSATSGEPYHLRRSQAPRVITPHPGELSRLLDVPKEEIQEDRLLAARAAAKETNAVVVLKGAATVIVSPDGREAVNTTGNPGLASGGSGDVLTGLIASLLGQGYEAFSAACLGVFLHGYAADILAKRKGPWGYTAQEVAETIPLAIKELLVRKEFGKN, encoded by the coding sequence ATGAAACTGGTTTACGCCTCTGAAATGCAAGCCCTTGATCATTACACCATCGAAGAATGCGGTATCCCCGGATTAGTACTCATGGAAAATGCGGGCCGTGGGATTGCAGAACTCATTCTTTCACGCTTTGCCCAAGAAGCTTCCCAAGGAGTAGTAATTGTCTGTGGTCCTGGGAATAATGGTGGAGACGGTTTTGTGGTAGCACGCCATCTTTTTCAAAAAGGCTATCCCCTTAAAGTCTTTTCCCTTACAGAAGAAGAAAAATTCAAAGGTGATGCACAAGTTAACTTGAAGATCATCAAAAACATGGGGCTTCCCCTTTACTTTTTGACCACTGATGATCTATCTCCTCTTGAAGAAGCCCTTTCAAAAAACCAGATAATTGTTGACGCTATCTTTGGAACAGGGCTTTCTCGAGAAGTCAGTGGACGTTTTGCCAAGGCCATTGAACTCATAAACAAAAGTCAAAAAATAGTGGTCTCAGTAGATATGCCCTCAGGGCTTTCCGCTGATACAGGCCGTCCCCTAGGTATTGCGGTTAAGGCCACGGTCTGTGCCACCATGGCGCTTCCCAAAGTTGGCCAGCTGATTTATCCCGGAAAAGATTATGTCGGCGAGCTCGAAATAATCGACATTTCTATGCCCGCAAAAATAATCGCCGAAAAAGGCCCTGCTCGTTTTTGTCTTGATGTAAACTGGGCGTGTGAGACCATTAAGCCTCGCCCGCAAGACTCACATAAGGGCACTTATGGGCACGTAGCGGTGCTTGCCGGCTCTCAAGGGAAAACTGGAGCCGCCATCCTTTCTTGCCAGGGGGCCTTAAGGGGCGGGGCCGGACTTGTCACGCTGGTGTGTCCTAAAAGTCTTAATCATATTTTTGAAACAACCCTCGTTGAAGCCATGACTTTTCCGCTCCCTAAGGAAACACCTATCCAAAGCCTTTCATACCGCGCCTTTGACCAAATCATTTCCTTTATGGTAGGAAAAAAGGCAGTGGCCTTGGGACCGGGCTTTGGTCTTCACCCGGAAACCTTTGAGCTGGTGCACAAGCTTGTAGCGCAGGTGGAACTCCCCATGGTAGTTGACGCTGATGCCCTATCTGCTACGTCAGGAGAACCCTACCATTTAAGGCGCTCCCAGGCCCCTAGGGTTATAACCCCACACCCTGGTGAGCTTTCTCGTTTACTTGATGTCCCCAAAGAAGAAATCCAAGAAGACCGGCTACTTGCAGCCAGGGCTGCGGCCAAGGAAACCAATGCCGTAGTTGTTTTAAAAGGTGCTGCTACGGTTATTGTATCCCCAGATGGCCGCGAAGCAGTAAACACCACAGGGAACCCAGGGCTTGCCAGCGGAGGAAGTGGCGATGTTTTAACAGGACTTATCGCTTCCCTTTTAGGACAGGGATATGAAGCATTTTCCGCAGCCTGCCTGGGAGTATTTTTACACGGGTATGCCGCGGATATTTTAGCCAAGCGAAAAGGCCCCTGGGGATATACTGCCCAAGAAGTGGCTGAAACTATACCTTTGGCTATCAAAGAACTCCTTGTGAGGAAAGAGTTTGGAAAAAATTAA
- the tsaE gene encoding tRNA (adenosine(37)-N6)-threonylcarbamoyltransferase complex ATPase subunit type 1 TsaE: MEKIKSQSPEETQKIAENFGKTLEPGTVILLFGDLGAGKTTFVKGLARALGVPQDYYVQSPTFAIINEYPGRVPVFHVDLYRLEPEDVFDLGLEELADQGILVIEWSEKLPFSFDKEIKVHLKILGPEEREITIEKN; encoded by the coding sequence TTGGAAAAAATTAAATCCCAAAGCCCTGAAGAGACCCAAAAAATTGCGGAAAACTTTGGGAAAACCCTTGAGCCCGGCACAGTTATTCTTCTTTTCGGGGACCTTGGCGCGGGGAAGACTACTTTTGTCAAAGGGCTTGCCAGGGCCTTGGGGGTCCCTCAAGACTATTATGTTCAGAGTCCTACTTTTGCAATTATAAATGAATACCCTGGGCGAGTGCCTGTTTTTCACGTTGATCTTTACCGTCTTGAGCCTGAAGATGTTTTTGACCTCGGGCTTGAAGAACTTGCCGACCAAGGGATCCTGGTTATCGAATGGAGTGAAAAACTACCCTTTTCTTTTGATAAAGAAATAAAAGTTCATCTCAAAATTTTAGGCCCAGAAGAACGCGAAATCACAATTGAAAAAAACTAA